In one window of Mercurialis annua linkage group LG4, ddMerAnnu1.2, whole genome shotgun sequence DNA:
- the LOC126676375 gene encoding lysine-specific demethylase JMJ17 isoform X4 — MGKGKPRAVEKGVVGQILCGSSSSAGSLHVPPAPVYYPNEEEFKEPLEYIYKIRVEAEKYGICKIVPPKGWSPPFALDLDAFTFSTKTQAIHQLQARPASCDSKTFDLEYSRFLEEHCGKKLKRRVIFEGDELDLCKLFNAVKRFGGYDKAVKKKKWGDVSKFVRPGMKISECAKHVLSQLYFEHLYDYEKYYNRLNKEINKSSKRGIWQDKKSNNEAEVLCSKRRRKNVEGEKVKICHKVEKEDEVDQICEQCRSGLHEQVMLLCDRCNKGWHIYCLSPPLKQIPPGNWYCFECLNSDEDIFGFVPGKRFTVEAFRRVADRARRKWFGTGSASRVQLEKKFWEIVEGSAGEVEVMYGSDLDTSIYGSGFPRVNDQRPESVEAKVWDEYCGSKWNLNNLPKLKGSMLQAVHNNITGVMVPWLYVGMLFSSFCWHFEDHCFYSMNYLHWGEPKCWYSVPGSEVKAFEKVMRNSLPDLFDAQPDLLFQLVTMLNPSVLQENNVPVYTVLQEPGDFVITFPRSYHAGFNFGLNCAEAVNFAPADWLPHGGFGADLYQKYHKTSVLSHEELLCVVTKFQGNCDSKVSPYLKKELLRMYNKEKSRREKLWRSGIVKSSVMLPRKCPEYVGTEEDPTCIICKQCLYLSAVVCRCRPSAFVCLEHWEHICECKLSRLRLLYRYTLAELYDLVLIVDKWDTDDRSQGNSLVRHSSCSSDVNILIKKVKGGHVSLAQLAEKWILQCCNIFKNPYSSESFATLLKDAEEFLWAGSEMDPVREMAENLIIAQKWAEGVRHCLSKVENWSSNCRADCQPVDIEHINELLKFDPIPCNEPGHSKLKEYAEEAKLLTQEIVSALSSCSKISELESLYSRARGFPVFIKDSEKLLQKITAAKEWIECARKCISEKCPATVDFNILNKLKSEIPKLQVELPEEEMLLDLVRQAELCQSCCCEILKAPMSLKSVELLLREWENFTAIIPELMLLKQYHLDAVSWIACCNDVLLNVGQREDQDNVVNELQGLLEDGSTLKIQVDKLSILEVELKKALCRQKALKALHTKMPLDFIQQLIKDAILQQTESEKLFIDMRGVLEDAFSWEERAKNVLENGAQMSDFEDILRSAANIFVLLPTLNDIEEAVATAKCWLKNSEAYLRSSSSTGSSCCFPLELEDLKELVLQSKLLKITFDERGMIEMVLKNCEEWKQVACSAMHDVGCILDSGLIHDRQINDLTAKIELAVTKLQAIKKSGFALGFNFLEIPRLQDACSVLQWCNWALSFSSASPSFEDVEKLMDAAQNLSVTFVSCSLLSSLMEGVKWLRKALEGIFVRSDHDRWKLSEAEEVLVKAQDINISFPMVVDRLVNAIHKHKLWQGQANDFFHLKPEERYWSQLLKLKETGKDVAYSCAELDMVLFEIEKIEEWKQGGIEIAQIFLDESNPLLGALEKIKQSLDASLYIYGKSQSSEARTMFMCCSGYIEDQEFLTCSICKDW; from the exons ATGGGGAAGGGTAAGCCAAGAGCTGTAGAGAAAGGGGTAGTAGGGCAAATCTTGTGTGGGTCGTCGTCGTCAGCGGGGTCATTACATGTACCTCCAGCACCTGTTTATTACCCTAATGAAGAAGAATTTAAAGAACCTTTGGAGTATATTTATAAGATTAGAGTAGAAGCTGAGAAATATGGGATTTGTAAAATTGTACCGCCGAAAGGTTGGTCACCGCCGTTTGCGTTAGACTTGGATGCTTTTACTTTTTCTACGAAAACACAAGCTATTCATCAGTTGCAGGCTAGGCCTGCTTCATGTGATTCGAAGACTTTTGACTTGGAATATAGTAGGTTTTTGGAGGAACATTGTGGGAAGAAGCTGAAGAGAAGGGTGATTTTTGAAGGGGATGAGTTGGATTTGTGTAAATTGTTTAATGCTGTTAAGAGATTTGGCGGGTATGATAAGGCTGTTAAGAAGAAGAAATGGGGTGATGTTTCTAAGTTTGTTAGACCAGGGATGAAGATTTCGGAGTGTGCCAAGCATGTTTTGTCTCAATTGTATTTTGAACATTTGTATGATTATGAGAAGTATTATAATCGATTAAATAAGGAAATTAATAAGAGTTCTAAAAGGGGGATTTGGCAAGATAAGAAATCTAATAATGAGGCTGAGGTTTTGTGCTCAAAGAGGAGGCGAAAAAATGTTGAAGGGGAGAAAGTTAAGATTTGTCATAAGGTTGAGAAAGAGGACGAGGTTGATCAAATCTGTGAGCAATGTCGGAGTGGTTTGCATGAGCAAGTGATGCTTTTGTGCGACAGATGTAATAAAGGATGGCATATTTATTGCCTATCACCACCATTGAAGCAAATCCCTCCTGGGAACTGGTATTGCTTTGAGTGTTTGAACTCAGATGAGGATATCTTTGGGTTTGTTCCTGGAAAGCGTTTTACAGTGGAAGCTTTTAGACGTGTTGCTGATCGAGCCAGGAGGAAATGGTTTGGAACAGGGTCTGCTTCACGAGTGCAATTGGAGAAAAAGTTTTGGGAAATTGTGGAGGGATCAGCAGGTGAAGTTGAAGTTATGTATGGCAGTGATTTAGATACTTCGATATATGGGAGTGGCTTTCCACGTGTAAATGATCAGAGACCGGAATCTGTTGAAGCAAAGGTGTGGGATGAATACTGTGGTAGCAAATGGAATCTCAATAACTTGCCCAAGTTAAAAGGCTCAATGCTTCAAGCTGTTCACAATAATATAACTGGTGTTATGGTTCCCTGGCTTTATGTTGGAATGCTATTCTCTTCATTTTGCTGGCATTTTGAGGATCACTGTTTTTACTCAATGAACTATCTACATTG gGGAGAACCAAAATGTTGGTACAGTGTCCCTGGTAGTGAAGTCAAAGCTTTTGAGAAG GTCATGCGAAATAGTCTTCCTGATCTTTTTGATGCACAGCCAGATTTATTATTTCAGCTTGTGACCATGTTGAACCCATCTGTCCTGCAAGAAAACAATGTTCCAGTTTATACTGTATTGCAG GAACCTGGAGATTTTGTCATCACCTTCCCCAGATCTTATCATGCAGGATTCAATTTTG GTTTGAATTGTGCAGAAGCTGTCAATTTTGCTCCTGCTGATTGGCTACCTCATGGTGGATTCGGAGCAGATTTGTATCAGAAGTATCATAAAACTTCTGTATTATCCCATGAAGAGCTTCTTTGTGTTGTAACCAAGTTT CAGGGCAATTGTGATAGCAAAGTGTCACCTTATCTGAAGAAGGAATTGTTGCGAATGTATAATAAAGAGAAAAGCAGGAGAGAGAAACTTTGGAGAAGTGGCATCGTCAAATCTTCTGTCATGCTCCCTCGGAAATGCCCTGAATATGTTGGCACTGAAGAG GATCCAACATGCATTATATGTAAGCAGTGTCTCTATCTTTCTGCTGTTGTTTGCAGATGTAGGCCATCAGCATTTGTATGCTTGGAG CACTGGGAGCACATTTGTGAATGCAAATTGAGCAGACTTCGCCTTCTTTATCGTTATACCCTGGCAGAATTGTATGATTTAGTGCTTATAGTGGATAAGTGGGATACTGACGATAGATCACAAGGCAATAGCTTAGTGAGGCATAGTTCTTGTTCCAGTGATGTGAACATCTTGATAAAGAAG GTCAAAGGTGGCCATGTCAGTTTGGCTCAACTTGCTGAAAAATGGATTTTGCAatgttgtaatatttttaagaatCCATACTCCAGCGAGTCATTTGCTACCTTACTGAAGGATGCTGAAGAATTTCTTTGGGCTGGTTCTGAGATGGATCCA GTACGGGAAATGGCTGAGAATTTGATTATAGCTCAGAAGTGGGCAGAAGGCGTAAGACACTGCCTTTCTAAAGTTGAGAACTGGTCTTCTAACTGCAGGGCTGATTGTCAACCAGTGGACATAGAGCACATTAATGAATTGCTGAAATTTGACCCTATACCATGTAATGAGCCTGGTCATTCTAAATTGAAG GAATATGCAGAAGAAGCCAAGCTGTTGACTCAGGAAATTGTTTCTGCTCTGTCGTCATGCTCTAAA ATCTCTGAGCTTGAGTCGCTGTATTCAAGGGCTCGTGGTTTCCCAGTTTTTATTAAGGACAGTGAGAAATTGTTGCAGAAAATTACAGCAGCAAAG GAATGGATAGAGTGTGCAAGGAAATGTATCTCAGAAAAGTGCCCTGCCACAGTTGATTTTAATATCCTCAACAAGTTGAAGTCAGAG ATACCAAAGCTTCAGGTTGAGCTACCTGAAGAAGAAATGCTTTTGGATCTAGTAAGACAAGCTGAATTGTGTCAATCTTGCTGCTGTGAGATTTTGAAAGCTCCAATGAGTTTAAAG AGTGTTGAGCTGCTACTTAGAGAATGGGAAAATTTTACTGCTATCATTCCAGAATTGATGCTTCTAAAACAATACCACCTTGATGCTGTTTCATGGATTGCCTGCTGTAATGATGTATTACTGAATGTTGGCCAACGGGAGGATCAAGACAATGTAGTTAATGAATTACAAGGCCTTTTGGAAGATGGGTCCACTTTGAAAATTCAAG TTGATAAACTTTCAATTCTTGAGGTTGAGTTGAAGAAGGCTCTTTGCAGGCAAAAAGCTCTCAAG GCATTGCATACCAAAATGCCCTTGGACTTCATTCAACAACTTATAAAAGATGCTATCTT ACAGCAGACTGAGAGTGAGAAGTTATTCATTGACATGCGTGGAGTGCTTGAAGATGCTTTTTCTTGGGAGGAAAGAGCAAAAAACGTTCTTGAAAACGGAGCCCAAATGTCAGACTTTGAGGATATTTTAAG GAGTGCAGCAAACATATTTGTGCTTCTACCTACTTTAAATGATATTGAAGAGGCTGTAGCAACAGCCAAGTGCTGGTTGAAGAATTCTGAGGCATATTTAAGATCTTCATCATCCACAGGGTCCAGCTGTTGTTTTCCGCTTGAACTTGAGGATTTGAAG GAGTTGGTCTTGCAGtcaaaattacttaaaataaccTTTGATGAAAGAGGAATGATAGAAATGGTTTTGAAGAATTGTGAGGAATGGAAGCAGGTTGCCTGCTCTGCGATGCATGATGTAGGGTGCATACTGGATTCAGGTCTTATTCACGACAGACAGATTAATGACCTTACTGCAAAAATAGAACTTGCAGTTACTAAATTACAGGCTATTAAGAAATCTGGGTTTGCTCTTGGTTTCAACTTTCTTGAGATCCCTAGACTTCAAGATGCCTGTTCTGTGCTTCAATGGTGCAATTGGGCCCTTTCTTTTTCCTCTGCTTCCCCATCTTTTGAG GATGTTGAAAAGTTGATGGATGCTGCACAGAATCTTTCAGTTACATTTGTTTCATGCTCTCTGTTGAGCTCTTTAATGGAAGGGGTTAAATGGCTCAGGAAAGCATTGGAGGGAATTTTTGTGCGAAGTGATCATGATAGATGGAAGTTGAGTGAAGCTGAAGAGGTTCTTGTGAAAGCTCAG GATATCAATATTTCCTTCCCAATGGTGGTAGATCGACTTGTAAATGCTATACATAAACATAA